In Nitrososphaerales archaeon, a genomic segment contains:
- a CDS encoding ABC transporter permease: MLILISGFSPLTVFGVMIQGALGTEAGQSYVLTYAATLILSGLAFMIPGKAGIWNVGAQGQIYLGGIFATLVALFVPMPFVLWPVVAFLFGALFGAIWAFIPGVLETYRRASAIVTTILLNYVAQAMSSYILFNYVGRILPQTLVSNQTPLFSNLVTLPRIPGFSASIMIFISILTAIAAWYFLNRTTLGYKIRAVGSSPMSAEAKGIDPRTMRIIAMAIGGLIAGLAGAGDILSRGNYVDQFPEGYFGGEGFAGIAVALVALNNPIAAIAAAFFFAVMVAGTPFMGAEGLPRELVWAIQGLIILFTAMPYLSQLILKRTGRKRLWP, translated from the coding sequence GTGCTCATTCTGATTTCAGGCTTCAGCCCTCTGACCGTCTTTGGCGTCATGATTCAAGGGGCGCTCGGCACGGAGGCAGGACAGTCATACGTGCTCACCTATGCCGCAACATTGATTCTCTCGGGTTTGGCGTTCATGATTCCTGGCAAGGCAGGTATCTGGAATGTCGGGGCGCAAGGGCAGATCTACCTTGGAGGAATCTTTGCAACCCTGGTGGCCCTCTTCGTTCCGATGCCTTTCGTACTCTGGCCGGTGGTAGCCTTCCTCTTTGGAGCACTCTTCGGTGCCATATGGGCCTTCATCCCCGGAGTCCTTGAGACCTACAGAAGAGCTTCGGCTATAGTCACGACGATACTGCTCAACTACGTCGCACAAGCCATGTCTTCGTACATCCTCTTCAACTACGTCGGAAGAATCCTCCCGCAGACGCTGGTCTCAAACCAGACACCGCTCTTCAGCAACCTTGTGACCCTCCCGAGAATACCGGGATTCTCCGCGTCAATAATGATATTCATTTCGATACTGACGGCAATCGCGGCGTGGTACTTCCTCAATCGGACGACCCTAGGGTACAAGATTCGGGCTGTCGGCTCCAGTCCAATGTCGGCCGAGGCGAAGGGGATAGACCCGAGGACGATGAGGATAATCGCGATGGCCATTGGCGGGTTAATCGCGGGGCTTGCTGGCGCCGGTGATATTCTCTCGAGGGGAAACTACGTGGACCAGTTCCCCGAAGGATACTTCGGAGGAGAAGGCTTCGCGGGAATAGCAGTTGCTCTTGTCGCTCTCAACAACCCAATCGCCGCCATTGCGGCTGCATTCTTCTTCGCAGTAATGGTGGCCGGTACGCCCTTCATGGGGGCTGAAGGGCTGCCGAGGGAGCTCGTGTGGGCGATTCAGGGCCTGATAATCCTCTTCACAGCCATGCCTTACCTCAGCCAGCTCATACTCAAGAGGACAGGGAGGAAGAGACTGTGGCCCTAG